A section of the Triticum dicoccoides isolate Atlit2015 ecotype Zavitan chromosome 7A, WEW_v2.0, whole genome shotgun sequence genome encodes:
- the LOC119330748 gene encoding protein ENHANCED DISEASE RESISTANCE 4-like: MEGEEGSGASCSASAAAAAAAEQQVRVVRCPKCEKFLPELPNYSVYVCGGCGTTLQAKKHSAPETTCLDKTDVVHVKYLEVLESSPEKKEPVSEANFETISEENSQRVQATPEERLVTQRMMPEHRDSRCSSGDDQIPREPSSLMFEATLRDDGTETEIREAKYRRIRNEEKGEVKQPVRPSDRSRISVVDTIPPNAYLGEHQMKSSFGDANGSQRADGRNMDGPSSVSGLEKDRAELLRMLDELRDQVQRSCEITEKPSVGASTSRVADASSSYSPHELLSRLRHGSPQLQRNGSQCSPSLSGQNPGVPHTYASVPTHQDLHGYREPATHMGAPCYPVGQYPWRNCDSYFFGQHNHDPLVSYHHGGFYHQPACSCLHCHHREFLPVQGAPVGFNHHRVPYPGAYPVNGSVMFGMQNNNSRGINASIHRGHMRGNLSKKPPQTCEPIACGAPFTICYNCYEVLQLPKKCPLPGKDEYKLRCGSCSHVIVVKLDGSRLDVSAPSPISHMSAASRNNSSDVQGSNAYSATDERLLPLYSFSAGSHCSRERDLQSNSSDTEKVQGISSSSSIFEDENNPARSNSQRGTPRSSDLPVEAQVVSRVPSLPLHHHFAHSPSERVVNGSGKGSRSTRSEHEKTVLTETCRHNTVKDVRVVSVMSLSDDEYEDPDCSQDPGVGAQHVDRSIATKTGDSFFTNLMKKSFKINNGMGNGRAKVFINGYPISDRAVKKAEKIAGPIYPGEYWYDYRAGFWGVMGQSCLGMIPPYIPQLNYPMPKNCAGGNTGIFINGRELHQKDFDLLVGRGLSESPDRSYKVEMSGKVYDEVSGEELYCLGKLAPTVEKMKRGFGMRPPRTIR, encoded by the exons ATGGAGGGGGAGGAGGGGTCGGGTGCCTCGTGTTCCGCttccgccgcggcggcggcggcggccgagcaGCAGGTGCGGGTGGTGCGGTGCCCCAAGTGCGAGAAGTTCTTGCCGGAGCTGCCCAACTACTCCGTCTACGTCTGCGGCGGATGCGGCACCACTCTCCAAG CAAAAAAGCACTCAGCACCCGAGACTACTTGTTTGGACAAAACTGACGTTGTACATGTGAAGTACCTTGAAGTGCTGGAGAGTTCGCCAGAGAAGAAGGAACCAGTATCTGAAGCTAATTTTGAAACTATCTCAGAAGAAAACTCTCAGAGAGTCCAAGCTACTCCCGAAGAGAGATTAGTAACCCAAAGAATGATGCCAGAACACAGAGATTCCAGATGTAGTTCTGGTGATGACCAAATCCCAAGAGAGCCAAGCAGCTTGATGTTTGAGGCCACGCTTAGAGATGACGGCACGGAGACGGAGATTCGGGAAGCCAAGTACCGGCGCATACGGAATGAGGAGAAAGGAGAAGTAAAGCAGCCAGTGAGACCAAGTGACAGATCTCGTATCTCTGTAGTCGACACCATTCCTCCTAATGCTTATCTTGGTGAACACCAGATGAAGTCAAGCTTTGGAGATGCAAATGGTAGTCAGCGCGCAGACGGGAGGAATATGGACGGTCCTAGCAGTGTTAGTGGGCTTGAGAAAGACCGCGCCGAGCTTTTACGGATGCTTGATGAGCTGAGGGATCAGGTGCAGAGATCCTGCGAAATCACTGAGAAGCCCAGTGTAGGCGCCTCCACAAGTAGAGTGGCGGATGCCTCGAGCTCATACAGTCCTCATGAACTGCTGAGTCGGTTGCGGCACGGCTCGCCTCAGTTACAGCGGAACGGTTCTCAGTGCTCACCATCCTTGAGTGGGCAAAATCCTGGCGTTCCGCATACTTATGCTTCAGTCCCCACACATCAAGATCTACATGGATATAGAGAGCCTGCCACACACATGGGGGCTCCTTGCTATCCTGTTGGTCAGTATCCATGGAGGAATTGTGACAGTTATTTCTTCGGACAGCATAATCATGACCCTCTCGTCTCTTACCACCATGGCGGTTTCTACCACCAGCCTGCTTGCTCTTGCCTGCATTGTCATCACCGTGAGTTCTTGCCTGTTCAGGGGGCTCCGGTGGGTTTCAATCATCACAGGGTGCCATATCCTGGGGCGTACCCAGTTAACGGTTCTGTGATGTTTGGCATGCAAAATAACAATTCGAGAGGCATCAATGCTTCGATTCACCGCGGTCACATGAGGGGCAACCTGAGCAAGAAGCCTCCGCAAACATGTGAACCGATTGCCTGCGGAGCCCCATTTACCATATGCTACAACTGTTATGAAGTGCTGCAACTTCCCAAGAAGTGCCCCTTGCCGGGGAAGGATGAGTACAAGCTACGTTGTGGGTCATGCTCTCATGTGATCGTGGTCAAGCTTGATGGAAGCAGGCTTGATGTTTCAGCGCCTTCGCCAATTTCGCACATGTCTGCTGCTAGTAGAAATAACTCCAGTGATGTCCAAGGAAGCAATGCATACTCTGCTACTGATGAGAGACTGCTTCCGCTTTACAGCTTTTCTGCAGGGAGTCATTGCTCTCGAGAAAGAGATCTGCAATCAAACTCAAGTGACACAGAAAAGGTGCAGGGTATATCATCGTCTTCTAGCATTTTTGAAGATGAGAATAATCCTGCGAGATCTAATTCACAGAGGGGCACCCCTAGGTCTAGTGATCTGCCCGTTGAAGCCCAAGTTGTTAGCCGTGTTCCGAGTTTACCTCTTCATCATCATTTTGCACATTCACCATCTGAGAGGGTGGTTAATGGATCAGGAAAAGGAAGCAGAAGTACCCGGTCTGAGCATGAGAAGACAGTATTGACTGAAACTTGTAGACACAACACTGTAAAAGATGTACGTGTAGTGAGTGTGATGAGCCTGTCAGATGATGAGTACGAGGATCCAGACTGCAGTCAAGATCCCGGTGTTGGGGCTCAACATGTAGATCGCTCTATTGCCACGAAAACGGGTGATTCATTCTTTACCAATCTCATGAAGAAGAGTTTTAAAATCAACAACGGAATGGGCAATGGCAGAGCAAAGGTATTCATTAATGGCTATCCCATCTCCGATCGTGCTGTCAAGAAGGCTGAGAAGATTGCCGGACCAATCTATCCTGGTGAATACTG GTATGATTACCGTGCAGGGTTCTGGGGTGTAATGGGCCAATCGTGCCTTGGCATGATACCT CCCTACATTCCGCAACTTAACTATCCTATGCCCAAGAACTGCGCCGGTGGAAATACTGGTATTTTTATCAATGGGAGAGAACTTCACCAGAAAGATTTCGACTTGCTCGTGGGTCGAGGTCTCTCAGAATCTCCTGACAGATCATATAAGGTTGAGATGTCTGGTAAAGTGTACGATGAAGTCTCTGGTGAAGAACTTTATTGTCTTGGCAAACTTGCACCAAC TGTCGAGAAGATGAAGCGCGGTTTCGGTATGCGCCCCCCAAGGACCATCCGTTGA